One Neovison vison isolate M4711 chromosome 2, ASM_NN_V1, whole genome shotgun sequence genomic window carries:
- the HPS6 gene encoding Hermansky-Pudlak syndrome 6 protein, which translates to MKRMGTLRLLSDLSHFSGAGRLRELLAGDPAVRVRCSPDGRHLLLLRPPGAPSPQLLVAARGPSAELERAWPAGHTSPLDAFFLPWPARPALVLVWESGLTEVWGAGVGPGWRLLRSTELCPGGGARVVAVAASRGRLVWCEERQDGAEGWQGPPAAFSHCVCFRTLEPSGEAGTNLGRTHILLHHCPSFGLLASRKDLFLVPTATTWPGVSHILLIWSPGKGKVVVAAPCLGLSHSQSLNPGRGDTWDFRTLLRGLPGLLSPMKPLTVHTWAPTPQGLLLLDFRGTVSLVQSHGGTRAVGTLQEAPAGLAGSAALGTFHGTLACVLGSTLELLDMGSGQLLERKVLSTDRVHLLAPPAPGMEDEEELEIRGGLRLLSALGLFRVGWEAPQGLEVPSAEDLVFEEACEYYQRRSLRGTQLTPEELRHNSTFRAPQALASILQGHVSPSTLLTTLRAELRDYRALDQLKAHLVAGDDEEAGWTELAEHEVARLLRTELVGDQLAQLNTVFQALPTAAWGAILRALQLQPDGNGRLRSHAPPDVWKKVLGGSSAAKEPPNGILPVFELLCQCLCRLEPQWLPPFVELAQQQGGPGWGAGAPGLPLYRRALAVLGEEGTRSEALELELLLGSGRPKAVLQAVRQLVQKEQWERALEAGLALGPSSPLLRSEIFKLLLAEFARHRRLDAHLPLLCRLCPPDLAPAELLLLLRTHLPDDSDPLTPFPEPGTEPPLTVGLLKTLLEQTGAQGRPSGPILSLYEDILWDPGTPPPTPPRGPMTTLQASDHSGLEAWAPSGQGLCVTDTG; encoded by the coding sequence ATGAAGCGTATGGGGACTCTGCGGCTGCTTTCCGACCTCAGCCACTTTAGCGGCGCGGGCCGGCTCCGGGAGTTGCTGGCCGGGGACCCAGCCGTAAGAGTCCGCTGCAGCCCGGACGGCCGTCACCTGCTGCTCCTGCGACCCCCGGGGGCGCCGAGCCCACAGCTGCTGGTCGCGGCGCGTGGCCCCAGCGCGGAGCTGGAGCGTGCCTGGCCGGCCGGCCACACCTCACCGCTAGATGCCTTCTTCCTGCCGTGGCCGGCGCGACCGGCGCTAGTCCTGGTGTGGGAAAGTGGCCTAACCGAGGTGTGGGGCGCGGGAGTGGGGCCTGGCTGGCGGCTGCTGCGGAGCACCGAGCTGTGTCCGGGCGGTGGAGCCCGCGTGGTGGCCGTGGCGGCGTCCCGAGGCCGCCTGGTGTGGTGCGAGGAGCGGCAGGATGGCGCTGAGGGCTGGCAAGGGCCGCCTGCTGCTTTCAGCCACTGCGTGTGCTTCCGAACCCTGGAGCCCAGCGGGGAGGCCGGCACCAACCTGGGCCGCACACACATCCTGCTGCACCACTGCCCCTCTTTCGGACTACTGGCCTCCCGCAAGGACCTCTTCCTGGTGCCCACTGCCACTACTTGGCCTGGCGTGAGTCACATTCTGCTCATCTGGAGCCCAGGCAAGGGCAAGGTGGTGGTGGCTGCCCCATGTCTTGGCCTCTCCCACAGTCAGAGCCTGAATCCCGGACGAGGGGACACATGGGACTTCCGGACACTGCTCCGAGGTCTTCCTGGGCTGCTGTCCCCCATGAAGCCATTGACTGTACATACCTGGGCCCCAACTCCCCAGGGACTGTTATTGCTTGACTTCAGGGGCACTGTGAGCCTGGTGCAATCCCATGGTGGTACGCGGGCTGTGGGCACACTGCAGGAGGCACCTGCAGGCCTGGCAGGGTCTGCAGCACTGGGAACATTTCATGGGACTCTGGCTTGTGTGCTGGGCTCCACGTTGGAACTGCTGGACATGGGCAGCGGGCAGCTGCTGGAGAGGAAGGTCCTAAGTACAGACCGAGTACATTTACtggcacccccagcccctggcatggAGGATGAGGAAGAGCTGGAGATCCGAGGGGGTCTTCGTTTGCTTTCAGCCTTGGGTCTGTTTCGAGTAGGCTGGGAAGCCCCACAGGGCCTTGAGGTGCCTTCAGCTGAGGACCTGGTGTTCGAGGAGGCCTGCGAGTACTACCAGCGACGGAGCCTGCGGGGTACCCAGCTCACCCCGGAGGAACTGAGACACAACAGCACATTCCGGGCACCTCAGGCTCTGGCCTCCATTCTCCAGGGACATGTGTCCCCATCTACACTGTTGACCACACTGAGGGCTGAGCTTCGAGATTACCGGGCCTTAGATCAGCTCAAAGCCCACCTGGTGGCTGGGGATGATGAGGAAGCTGGCTGGACTGAGCTGGCAGAGCACGAAGTGGCACGCTTGCTGAGGACGGAACTGGTGGGAGACCAGCTGGCCCAGCTCAACACAGTTTTCCAAGCCCTTCCTACAGCAGCCTGGGGTGCCATCCTCAGGGCCCTGCAGCTCCAGCCAGACGGGAATGGCAGGTTGAGGTCCCATGCTCCCCCTGATGTGTGGAAGAAGGTACTAGGAGGTTCTTCAGCTGCAAAGGAACCCCCCAATGGGATACTGCCCGTCTTTGAACTTCTGTGCCAGTGCCTCTGCCGGCTGGAGCCGCAATGGCTGCCACCCTTTGTGGAACTGGCACAGCAGCAaggtgggccaggctggggggcgggggcccCGGGGCTGCCCCTGTATCGTCGAGCCCTGGCAGTCCTAGGTGAGGAGGGGACCAGATCTGAGGCgctggagctggagctgctcTTGGGCAGTGGGCGGCCCAAAGCTGTGCTCCAAGCTGTGAGGCAGCTTGTCCAAAAGGAGCAGTGGGAGCGGGCTCTAGAAGCAGGCCTGGCCCTAGGCCCCTCCAGTCCCCTGCTTCGAAGTGAGATCTTCAAACTGCTGTTGGCCGAATTTGCCCGGCACCGTCGACTTGATGCTcacctccctctcctttgccGCCTGTGCCCACCAGACTTGGCTCCAGCTGAGCTCCTGCTTCTACTACGGACACACCTCCCAGATGATTCAGACCCCCTTACCCCATTCCCTGAGCCAGGAACAGAGCCTCCTCTCACCGTGGGCTTGCTCAAAACCCTGCTGGAGCAGACTGGGGCTCAAGGACGGCCCTCGGGCCCAATTCTAAGCCTGTATGAGGACATCCTATGGGACCCAGgcactccaccccccaccccacctcggGGACCTATGACTACCCTCCAGGCATCAGACCACTCAGGCTTGGAGGCCTGGGCACCATCTGGACAGGGCCTCTGTGTGACTGACACAGGCTGA